One window from the genome of Rickettsiella endosymbiont of Xylota segnis encodes:
- a CDS encoding helix-turn-helix transcriptional regulator, protein MAYSKEREAIWSDVLTREKDHYQSRARLSLIKRGIKNPSPLQLRLEIFFHSHKNLNNDAFLGDLSDHELGCILLTAWGWEAKEMGNVLGIKEDSVHKFRARVSQKLNAKNIPNTVYRASQAGILAVDNIDFLLYLKKENSIQKINKTHEIENILI, encoded by the coding sequence ATGGCTTATAGTAAGGAAAGGGAAGCTATTTGGTCTGACGTCCTCACTCGAGAAAAAGATCATTATCAATCACGTGCTCGATTATCACTAATCAAAAGGGGGATTAAAAATCCTAGCCCACTACAACTGAGATTAGAGATATTTTTTCATTCACATAAAAATTTAAATAATGACGCTTTTTTAGGGGATCTTTCAGATCATGAACTAGGCTGTATTTTATTAACTGCATGGGGGTGGGAGGCAAAAGAAATGGGAAATGTCCTTGGAATTAAAGAAGATAGTGTTCATAAATTCCGTGCCCGAGTTTCTCAAAAATTAAATGCCAAAAATATACCCAATACTGTTTATAGGGCAAGTCAAGCAGGAATTTTAGCTGTTGATAATATTGATTTTCTGCTTTATCTAAAGAAAGAAAATTCTATCCAAAAAATCAATAAAACTCACGAAATCGAAAATATTTTAATCTAA
- a CDS encoding PD-(D/E)XK nuclease-like domain-containing protein, with product MLKIIVSDKSIKPGLYDLSIEDYHRGPGISRSGLMEFKRSPYHYWYKYLNPDYKPEPVTQAQIIGNALHSLILEPNEFEKRYFVIPEFNKVTKEGKERWQKIKSELGKKETLTLNQYQTLQHMAASLKKNKLASQLIENAEIEQSLYWTDPDTGILCKCRPDILRNNLVCDLKTAQDGSPRSFQYAAFDYGYYIQAAMVREAIKQLKQKIIKDFLFLVIEKARPYAISIYQLDEASLDKGYQEFKTLLVRYQHCLESNDWPAYTIQEVSLPRYVFS from the coding sequence ATGCTGAAGATTATAGTTTCTGACAAAAGCATTAAACCAGGTCTCTATGATCTTTCCATAGAAGATTACCATCGAGGTCCAGGTATTAGTCGTAGTGGTTTAATGGAGTTTAAGCGATCTCCCTATCACTATTGGTATAAGTATCTCAATCCAGATTATAAACCTGAGCCAGTAACACAGGCTCAGATCATAGGTAATGCCTTACACAGTTTAATCTTAGAACCTAATGAGTTTGAAAAACGATACTTTGTCATTCCTGAGTTTAATAAAGTCACCAAGGAAGGAAAAGAACGCTGGCAAAAGATTAAATCTGAGTTAGGCAAGAAAGAAACTTTAACTCTCAATCAATATCAAACCCTACAACACATGGCAGCTAGTCTTAAGAAGAATAAGTTAGCTAGTCAACTTATTGAAAACGCAGAGATAGAACAATCCTTATATTGGACTGATCCGGATACCGGTATTTTATGTAAATGTCGACCGGATATTTTACGTAATAATTTAGTTTGCGATCTGAAGACAGCTCAGGATGGTAGTCCACGATCGTTTCAGTATGCCGCATTCGATTATGGCTATTACATTCAAGCTGCCATGGTGAGAGAAGCAATAAAACAATTAAAACAAAAAATAATAAAAGACTTTCTGTTTTTGGTTATTGAAAAAGCTAGGCCCTATGCCATCTCTATCTATCAATTAGATGAAGCTTCCTTAGATAAGGGCTATCAAGAATTTAAAACACTATTAGTTCGTTATCAACATTGTCTAGAAAGCAATGATTGGCCTGCTTATACCATCCAAGAAGTTTCACTTCCCCGTTATGTGTTTTCTTAA
- a CDS encoding Rpn family recombination-promoting nuclease/putative transposase, whose product MTITIHHPHDKFFKQNLKNKKVAIDFLKTYLPSNIYQKIDIHSLQLTEKSFIVPQLREIHSDIIYKCLINSSTGYLFFLLEHQSTDDPLMAFRFLHAIVSLSYEHLKQGYKKLPIILPFCIYHGEKSPYPYSSSLYDCFDDSEFAKEVAFRPFKLIDLTILSDEEIKTHGLVGLMEMLFKHQRDKNFLTIMRNLLESQFVQNVIKQLNISYLTDMLNYIVNTSQDDSEPKAAQHLIEELIKAFPEEPARKTIMTFAQQLKEEYKQEFMGTIAQKIEQQGIQQGLQQGLQQGLQQGRQEVLALVRNLLKQKVSLATIKSASGLSEQELLELEGL is encoded by the coding sequence GTGACAATTACTATTCATCACCCTCATGATAAATTTTTTAAGCAAAACCTTAAAAACAAAAAAGTAGCAATTGATTTTTTAAAAACCTATTTGCCATCAAATATTTACCAAAAAATTGATATACATTCTTTACAATTAACTGAAAAAAGTTTCATTGTTCCTCAGCTCCGTGAGATTCATAGTGATATTATTTATAAATGTCTTATTAATAGTTCGACGGGGTATCTGTTTTTCTTATTAGAACACCAATCTACTGATGACCCATTAATGGCATTTCGTTTTCTTCATGCCATTGTTTCTTTAAGCTATGAGCATCTTAAACAAGGATATAAGAAGCTACCTATTATTTTGCCATTTTGCATATATCATGGAGAAAAGTCACCTTATCCTTATTCCAGTTCTCTTTATGATTGTTTTGATGACTCAGAATTTGCAAAAGAAGTCGCTTTCAGGCCCTTTAAGCTGATTGATTTAACGATACTCAGTGATGAGGAAATCAAAACCCATGGTTTAGTTGGGCTCATGGAGATGCTTTTTAAGCATCAAAGAGATAAAAATTTCTTAACTATCATGAGGAATCTGCTTGAAAGTCAGTTTGTACAAAATGTAATCAAACAGTTGAATATTTCCTATCTTACGGATATGTTAAACTATATAGTTAATACGAGTCAGGATGATAGTGAACCAAAGGCTGCTCAACATTTAATTGAAGAACTAATTAAAGCCTTCCCTGAAGAACCAGCGAGGAAAACAATTATGACTTTTGCTCAACAGTTAAAAGAAGAATATAAACAAGAGTTTATGGGTACTATAGCACAAAAAATTGAACAGCAAGGTATACAACAAGGTCTACAACAAGGTCTACAACAAGGTCTACAACAAGGGCGCCAAGAAGTTTTAGCGTTGGTAAGAAATTTATTAAAGCAGAAAGTTTCCTTGGCTACTATTAAATCAGCAAGTGGTCTTTCTGAACAAGAATTACTCGAGCTCGAAGGGCTTTAA
- a CDS encoding Hsp20/alpha crystallin family protein — protein MSKSIIQVSIFFTISLVLFAKLSLAFAKPVMFNSEPSTQIKRNNEINSSIPVDTWFQQGMNLDSVMFKQFFGNEMYSNKFTLQEDPKQFLILFELPGVDPKKIRVSVSQGVLYIQAKNDNKSKDNESNSYYFSYHVTLPENANTHKMSAILRRGILQITIEKTNKLATMIDIPVKEIA, from the coding sequence ATGTCAAAATCTATAATACAAGTTTCAATTTTTTTTACCATAAGTTTAGTTCTATTCGCTAAATTAAGCTTAGCTTTTGCTAAACCCGTCATGTTCAATAGTGAACCTTCAACTCAAATTAAGCGAAACAATGAAATAAACTCATCTATCCCAGTTGATACTTGGTTCCAGCAAGGAATGAACTTAGATTCGGTCATGTTTAAGCAATTTTTTGGCAATGAAATGTATTCCAATAAATTTACGTTACAAGAAGATCCTAAACAATTCTTAATTTTATTTGAACTGCCGGGTGTCGACCCCAAAAAAATTCGAGTATCTGTTTCACAAGGGGTATTATATATACAAGCTAAAAATGATAATAAATCTAAAGATAACGAATCTAATTCATATTATTTCTCATATCATGTTACATTGCCAGAAAATGCAAACACTCACAAAATGAGTGCGATTTTGAGGCGTGGTATTTTGCAGATTACTATTGAAAAAACCAATAAATTGGCAACTATGATCGATATTCCTGTAAAAGAAATAGCTTGA
- a CDS encoding Hsp20/alpha crystallin family protein has protein sequence MTNLARYEYKVPSLFDYMNRVLNGSSSDISSINDGSFVETSSWKPYVDIREETNRFLIKADIPGVDPKDIEINMEDSILSIKGERNTFNKEEKEGYTRLERLQGQFYRRFTLPDTADATQIKARSKNGVIEIEIPKKEQALLKKITIKEE, from the coding sequence ATGACTAATTTAGCACGTTATGAATATAAAGTACCTTCCCTATTTGATTATATGAATCGAGTATTAAATGGAAGCTCATCTGATATATCATCTATCAACGATGGTTCGTTTGTAGAAACAAGTAGTTGGAAGCCCTACGTTGATATAAGGGAAGAAACCAATCGATTTCTAATTAAAGCGGATATTCCTGGAGTAGATCCCAAAGATATTGAGATTAATATGGAAGACAGTATTCTCAGTATAAAAGGTGAACGGAATACCTTTAATAAGGAAGAAAAAGAAGGATATACTCGATTAGAGAGGTTACAGGGGCAGTTTTATAGGCGTTTTACCTTACCCGATACAGCGGATGCTACTCAAATAAAAGCACGAAGCAAAAATGGGGTTATTGAAATTGAAATTCCTAAAAAGGAACAGGCATTACTTAAAAAAATAACAATTAAGGAAGAATAA
- a CDS encoding glycosyltransferase family 2 protein — MTNNEIFPIFLTVIIPVYNEHEVLKKFHSRLNSALICIHKPIEILYIDDGSQDVSGKIIIQLKKSDSRISYLALSRNFGKEIALTAGLNYAQGEFVIIMDADLQHPPELIPKFIQVAQQGYDIVYARPIDRQIESWIKRMLTHTFYKIINSVANIHIPSHASDFRLLSRRAIEAIKKINEQHRFMKGLFAWVGYPQKSIDYKMDARFAGKTKWSYLKLWNFAIEGITSFTIMPLKLASYLGLITAFIAFLYGIIIISKTILFGDSARGYPSLMVVVLFLGSIQLFSLGIIGEYLGRTFNETKNRPLYFIKNYFPNNFDV, encoded by the coding sequence ATGACAAATAATGAAATCTTTCCTATATTTCTTACAGTGATCATTCCAGTTTATAATGAGCATGAAGTGTTAAAAAAATTTCATTCTCGTCTTAATTCAGCTTTAATATGTATTCATAAACCTATTGAAATCTTATATATAGATGATGGGAGCCAAGATGTTTCTGGAAAAATTATTATACAATTAAAAAAAAGTGATTCACGCATTTCATATTTGGCTTTAAGTAGAAATTTTGGTAAGGAAATTGCTTTAACAGCCGGTTTAAATTATGCGCAAGGCGAATTTGTTATTATTATGGATGCAGATTTGCAACATCCCCCTGAATTAATCCCTAAATTTATTCAAGTTGCCCAACAAGGATATGATATCGTTTATGCTAGACCGATAGATCGTCAGATCGAATCATGGATTAAAAGAATGTTAACCCATACATTCTATAAAATAATCAATTCAGTAGCTAATATTCACATTCCAAGCCATGCAAGTGATTTTCGTCTATTAAGTCGTCGTGCAATTGAGGCAATAAAAAAAATAAATGAACAACATCGTTTTATGAAAGGTTTATTTGCATGGGTTGGCTATCCCCAAAAAAGCATTGATTACAAAATGGATGCGCGTTTTGCTGGAAAAACTAAATGGAGTTATTTAAAATTATGGAATTTTGCGATAGAAGGAATAACTTCTTTTACAATTATGCCACTTAAACTGGCTAGTTATTTGGGGTTAATTACAGCTTTTATTGCATTTCTTTATGGGATTATTATTATTAGCAAAACCATTTTATTTGGTGACTCTGCTAGAGGTTATCCTTCTTTAATGGTGGTTGTTTTATTTTTAGGTAGTATACAATTATTTAGCTTAGGTATTATTGGCGAATATTTGGGAAGAACTTTTAATGAGACGAAAAACAGACCTCTTTATTTCATAAAGAATTATTTTCCAAATAATTTTGATGTTTGA
- a CDS encoding GtrA family protein, protein MKTITKQFSCFFIVGALSALIQFSILIDFVEFFLIKPILASTLGYIAGALINYTLNHYFTFKSSLSHKKSIVRFALNSLFGLLLNFSLMKILLTYYSYIISQILASGVILFWNFLIHRYWTFGSKRNVP, encoded by the coding sequence ATGAAAACTATTACTAAACAATTTTCTTGTTTTTTTATTGTAGGTGCACTATCAGCATTAATTCAATTTTCAATTTTAATAGATTTTGTTGAATTTTTCCTTATAAAACCAATTTTAGCTTCTACTTTAGGTTATATTGCGGGAGCCTTAATTAATTATACTTTAAATCATTATTTTACCTTTAAAAGTAGTCTATCGCATAAAAAATCAATAGTTAGATTTGCATTAAATTCCTTGTTCGGACTTCTTCTTAACTTTTCTTTAATGAAAATTTTGTTAACTTATTATTCTTATATTATAAGTCAAATTTTAGCATCTGGAGTTATTTTATTTTGGAATTTCTTAATACATCGATATTGGACTTTCGGCTCAAAAAGAAATGTTCCATGA
- a CDS encoding MFS transporter: MKIATSNLGCCQQTRYIIFGQLIIIAMLDMSDPYWPLIIASYHIFHPKILQYWSGAIYMAPLLTTIFTTLMWTKIGERVGFKKMILRSGIALAVTQWALIFLKNPWEILLIRLLQGALAGFTAAAQAWSLKMTPIQAHSRVVGRLQAATAMGSIVGPICGGLVSHYYGYLWIFFTAGCMCLLLTLILAYYLQENSTQSLEVIAKKKQKNFFLHETGKNLLLLLICGTQIARWMSTPFFALYIAQQLHADNLALGLIYACMALSMSLMTLTVGKAIDKQFSWHAWAKLLLIMALILSALSQWGFAFITKLYLAFGLSILWGLSLGVIAIILFSFLLSDISDSNRAKAVGLGNTALKLGNLLGIIAGTFIQAESIQVDGHFMVSFMMIGFFYLVLAIIAGHYK, encoded by the coding sequence ATGAAGATTGCGACATCCAATCTAGGTTGTTGTCAGCAGACCCGTTATATAATTTTTGGCCAGTTAATTATTATTGCCATGCTTGATATGAGCGATCCCTACTGGCCATTAATTATCGCTTCATACCATATTTTTCATCCCAAAATTTTACAATATTGGAGCGGTGCTATTTATATGGCCCCATTGTTAACTACAATTTTTACCACATTAATGTGGACAAAAATTGGAGAGCGTGTTGGATTTAAAAAAATGATTCTGCGCTCAGGAATTGCTTTGGCTGTAACTCAGTGGGCATTAATTTTTTTAAAAAATCCATGGGAAATTTTATTAATTAGATTACTGCAAGGAGCTTTAGCGGGTTTTACGGCGGCTGCGCAAGCATGGTCATTAAAAATGACGCCTATTCAAGCCCATAGTCGAGTAGTCGGGCGTCTACAAGCAGCCACTGCTATGGGAAGTATTGTTGGACCGATTTGTGGGGGACTGGTTTCACATTATTATGGGTATTTATGGATTTTTTTTACAGCTGGTTGCATGTGTTTATTACTTACGCTTATTTTAGCTTATTATCTTCAAGAAAATTCTACACAATCATTAGAAGTCATAGCAAAAAAAAAACAAAAAAATTTTTTTCTCCATGAAACCGGAAAAAATCTATTGCTTTTATTAATATGTGGTACCCAAATCGCTCGTTGGATGTCAACCCCTTTCTTCGCATTATATATAGCACAACAGTTACATGCTGATAATTTAGCATTAGGATTGATCTACGCTTGCATGGCTTTATCGATGTCTTTAATGACATTAACTGTAGGAAAAGCTATCGACAAACAATTCAGTTGGCATGCTTGGGCAAAACTATTACTTATTATGGCTTTAATCTTAAGTGCATTATCACAATGGGGGTTTGCCTTTATTACTAAGTTGTATCTTGCTTTTGGGCTAAGTATACTTTGGGGATTAAGTTTAGGTGTTATAGCAATAATTTTATTTAGTTTTTTATTAAGTGATATTAGTGATAGTAATAGAGCAAAAGCAGTAGGTTTAGGAAACACAGCATTAAAATTAGGTAATTTGCTCGGAATTATAGCCGGTACTTTTATACAAGCAGAATCAATACAAGTAGACGGGCATTTCATGGTAAGCTTTATGATGATAGGTTTTTTTTATTTGGTTTTGGCAATTATAGCAGGGCATTATAAATAA
- a CDS encoding IucA/IucC family protein, with product MHVIDRISAQEINFSEQYKLYSNTNNLSIGECISEVNKHSLKQLLLAFLREGIFSYHYQNATVIFDLQHSNYFIYVTRVKLFSLLRFTNFDSLILKHKATSLKQTITDPLKLLDIVKNELENILDMDQWSKFYKEIANNLQNSLLSTWKKYSVNTLVDRSKKKSDLQLNNLLKSSEIAVNSSLKFEQSVFSGHPYHPCAKTKLGFTIEDTINYSPEFQSKVDIHVAAVQKQYVHIESMQQNINFIEWFSKYYPEAWVNWLEEMKKSNLEVKNYIPFPVHPWQVYYFTFISPLFKNYMENKIIVIFDKTKIKTSPTLSFRTLLPIDNINSPYIKLPVAVQATSIVRTLSPISTKNMPRISNILQKILVTENYFSSRLSILPESHGLHLKELSIDEAKHFTAIFRENITKHLAENEVAIVVAAFFEKSSLSKTSLFIEIMELSGCLTYHDALGYFLHYADLVLGSYLDLFLLYGIALEGHQQNTLAILREGKIKRFIARDFDGIEMHDESLKSMGVDLDLTENSPYLQKNKETVRNQLLYTVYQLHLGEIILLLANYFNCEEKPFWKIVRKVTEQRFYALKDRMCPNIWKKEFNTILNTHWPVKALLRMRLEKNYLRDGLFTQIANPLSI from the coding sequence ATGCATGTGATCGACAGGATTTCTGCGCAAGAAATAAACTTTAGTGAACAATATAAACTTTACTCAAATACTAATAATCTTTCAATCGGTGAATGTATTTCTGAAGTAAATAAACATTCTTTAAAACAATTACTATTGGCATTTTTACGTGAAGGTATTTTTTCTTATCATTATCAAAACGCTACGGTAATTTTTGATCTTCAACATTCCAATTATTTTATATATGTTACTCGTGTAAAATTATTTTCATTATTGAGATTTACAAATTTTGATAGTTTAATTTTAAAACACAAAGCCACATCCTTAAAACAAACGATTACTGATCCTTTAAAATTATTAGATATTGTCAAAAATGAATTAGAAAATATTTTAGATATGGATCAATGGTCAAAATTTTATAAAGAAATTGCTAATAATTTACAAAATTCTTTACTTTCTACTTGGAAGAAATATAGTGTAAATACTTTGGTAGATCGAAGTAAAAAAAAATCTGATCTTCAACTCAATAATTTATTAAAATCATCAGAAATTGCTGTTAACAGTTCGCTAAAATTTGAACAGTCAGTATTTAGCGGACATCCTTATCATCCGTGTGCTAAAACGAAGCTTGGTTTTACTATCGAGGATACTATTAATTATTCTCCCGAATTTCAATCTAAAGTAGATATTCATGTAGCAGCAGTCCAAAAACAATATGTCCATATTGAATCTATGCAACAAAATATAAATTTTATTGAATGGTTTAGTAAGTATTATCCAGAAGCTTGGGTTAATTGGTTAGAAGAAATGAAAAAAAGTAACTTGGAAGTCAAGAATTACATACCATTTCCAGTTCATCCATGGCAAGTCTACTATTTTACATTTATTTCTCCCTTATTTAAAAATTATATGGAAAATAAAATTATTGTAATTTTTGATAAAACTAAAATTAAAACGAGTCCCACTTTATCATTTCGTACACTTTTGCCTATAGACAATATTAACTCACCTTATATAAAACTACCGGTTGCTGTGCAGGCCACAAGTATTGTGAGGACGTTATCGCCCATATCTACCAAAAATATGCCACGGATAAGTAATATTCTGCAAAAAATTTTGGTAACAGAGAATTATTTTTCTAGTCGGTTAAGTATATTGCCAGAGTCCCATGGATTACATTTAAAAGAACTTAGTATAGACGAGGCAAAACATTTTACTGCTATTTTTCGAGAAAATATCACTAAACATCTGGCCGAGAATGAGGTTGCTATTGTTGTAGCTGCTTTTTTTGAAAAATCCTCATTAAGTAAAACCAGTTTATTTATAGAGATCATGGAGCTATCAGGATGTTTAACTTACCATGATGCATTAGGTTATTTTCTTCATTATGCCGACCTTGTATTGGGTAGCTATTTAGATCTATTTCTACTCTATGGTATTGCTTTAGAAGGGCATCAGCAAAATACTTTGGCTATACTTAGGGAAGGGAAAATTAAAAGATTCATAGCTAGAGATTTTGATGGTATAGAAATGCATGACGAGAGTTTGAAATCAATGGGAGTTGACCTAGATTTAACGGAAAACTCACCATATTTGCAAAAAAATAAGGAGACTGTAAGAAATCAACTTTTATATACTGTTTATCAATTACATTTAGGAGAAATTATATTACTTCTAGCAAATTATTTTAATTGTGAAGAAAAACCCTTTTGGAAAATTGTTAGAAAGGTCACGGAACAAAGGTTTTATGCACTAAAGGATCGAATGTGTCCAAATATTTGGAAAAAAGAATTTAATACGATTTTGAATACTCACTGGCCAGTAAAAGCATTGCTTCGGATGAGATTAGAAAAAAATTATTTACGTGATGGCTTGTTCACCCAAATAGCAAATCCCTTAAGCATATAA
- a CDS encoding YdcF family protein: MSTFFLFLLLLLCILFILFNFRKTSLVTGTVLITSYILIGNGFFPAYLLHNLQLPYSQTPPINWKKTNIIILLGAGTSKSPRSNQIKPSILSFSRISQTAIIYRECKNTNAICHILISGGDPLNNGKSEAKTYQENLLSLGINSKDILLETQSKNTFQNARFSSYLLKKHYNEQILLVSSGLALKRALLYFSFFNIYPKPVASDFITIPIAKYPLGYNLAMNDFAIHEYIGILRFYIYNFLGWNKK; this comes from the coding sequence ATGTCAACGTTTTTTCTATTTCTGCTATTGCTATTATGCATTTTATTCATTCTATTTAATTTTAGAAAAACCAGTTTAGTAACTGGAACAGTTTTAATTACAAGTTATATTCTTATCGGCAATGGTTTTTTCCCTGCTTATTTATTACACAACTTACAACTACCTTATAGTCAAACTCCTCCTATCAACTGGAAAAAAACGAATATTATTATTTTATTAGGTGCAGGCACCAGTAAAAGTCCAAGATCAAATCAAATAAAACCCAGCATATTATCATTTTCAAGAATTTCGCAAACTGCAATCATTTATCGTGAATGTAAAAATACTAATGCAATCTGCCATATACTAATAAGTGGTGGGGATCCATTGAATAATGGAAAATCAGAAGCAAAAACCTATCAAGAAAATTTATTATCTTTAGGAATCAACTCAAAAGATATTCTATTGGAGACTCAAAGTAAAAATACTTTTCAAAATGCTAGGTTTTCAAGCTATCTCTTAAAGAAGCATTATAATGAACAAATTTTACTAGTTAGCTCTGGATTAGCTTTGAAACGCGCACTTTTATATTTTTCTTTTTTTAACATTTATCCTAAACCCGTCGCTTCAGATTTTATTACCATCCCTATTGCTAAATATCCATTAGGATATAATCTTGCAATGAATGATTTTGCAATTCATGAATATATAGGAATACTTCGTTTTTATATTTATAACTTTTTGGGCTGGAATAAAAAATAA
- a CDS encoding type III pantothenate kinase: MLLCLDVGNTHMLCGVFSKDKLILRFRYATPLLGTADQFGIFLINILKYNKLDPLKIKAVAISSVVPNYDYTVRHSFFQYFKDADYFILQPGVKTGLNIRCKNANEVGADRIANAIGAIAIFPEKALIVVDMGTATTLCAITKDRNYLGGAILPGLRLCMEALKNNTAKLMAVDIETPISYMGRTTRESIQSGLYYGHLGALKEIILGFKKEVFSGEVVKVIGTGGFAQLYEDTGLFDTLISDLVLQGLRKAYESSQIEK; encoded by the coding sequence ATGTTGTTATGTTTGGATGTAGGTAATACACATATGTTATGTGGAGTCTTCTCCAAAGATAAGCTTATTTTGCGTTTTCGCTATGCTACTCCTTTATTGGGGACAGCCGACCAATTCGGAATTTTTTTAATAAATATACTTAAATACAATAAGCTAGACCCTTTGAAAATCAAAGCGGTTGCGATCTCTTCTGTGGTGCCAAATTACGATTATACGGTGCGACATAGTTTTTTCCAATATTTTAAAGATGCTGATTATTTTATCTTACAGCCCGGCGTTAAAACTGGTTTAAATATCCGTTGTAAAAATGCAAATGAAGTGGGGGCTGATAGGATAGCCAATGCCATAGGAGCGATTGCTATTTTTCCTGAAAAGGCATTGATTGTTGTAGATATGGGCACAGCTACGACTTTATGTGCTATTACCAAAGATCGCAATTATTTGGGCGGCGCTATTTTACCTGGATTAAGACTTTGCATGGAAGCCTTAAAAAATAATACCGCTAAATTGATGGCTGTGGACATAGAAACTCCAATAAGTTACATGGGTAGAACAACGCGCGAAAGTATACAAAGTGGTCTTTATTATGGGCATTTAGGAGCACTTAAAGAAATTATTTTAGGATTTAAAAAAGAAGTTTTTTCTGGTGAAGTTGTTAAGGTTATTGGCACAGGCGGCTTTGCACAGCTTTATGAAGATACCGGTTTATTCGATACACTTATTTCAGATTTAGTTTTACAAGGTTTGCGAAAAGCATATGAATCTAGCCAAATAGAAAAATAA
- the hisC gene encoding histidinol-phosphate transaminase — protein sequence MSSNKNSTFDTEKIVKIIKLDLNENPLGASPFAIIAGQQAMLKCHRYPDSHGLYLKKSLSTHLGILAENITLGNGSESLLELIVKKILGPLNSAVIPNFCFTGISKVLKNANISFKIAKNPHSCLSAVSLLEAIEPMTKVVFIVNPNNPTGNYINRLELQYLLKHLPENIFVVIDEAYAEYVETEDYPNSIQFLAQYPNLIILRTFSKFYGLAGLRLGYAISELKIASMLNHSSLPFRINAIVLAAAEASLKDQAHIHLTHLLNRKGYSQLLQGLQNLGLEVLPSFANFLCVNLKSPSLPISQLLLSQGVSVRPLHDYGLPSFLRVSIGTYTQNKSFLSILEKILKSSTE from the coding sequence ATGTCTTCAAACAAAAACTCCACTTTTGATACAGAAAAAATTGTTAAAATTATAAAGCTCGATCTAAATGAAAACCCTCTTGGCGCTAGCCCTTTTGCAATCATTGCGGGTCAACAGGCCATGCTTAAGTGCCATCGCTATCCAGATAGTCATGGACTTTATTTAAAAAAATCTTTGTCTACCCATTTAGGTATTCTCGCTGAAAATATTACACTAGGTAATGGCTCAGAAAGCTTATTGGAACTTATTGTCAAAAAGATCTTAGGACCTTTAAATTCAGCTGTTATCCCCAATTTTTGCTTTACAGGGATTTCAAAAGTCCTAAAAAACGCTAATATTAGTTTTAAAATAGCTAAAAATCCGCATTCATGTCTCTCCGCTGTAAGCTTGCTAGAAGCCATTGAACCCATGACCAAAGTAGTTTTCATCGTTAACCCTAACAATCCCACTGGTAACTATATAAATAGATTAGAGCTGCAATATCTGTTGAAACATCTTCCTGAAAATATATTCGTCGTTATAGATGAGGCCTATGCTGAATACGTTGAAACCGAAGACTATCCTAATAGCATTCAATTCTTAGCCCAGTATCCTAATTTAATCATCCTTAGGACCTTTTCCAAGTTCTATGGCTTGGCAGGTTTGAGGCTAGGATATGCCATAAGTGAGCTAAAGATAGCCAGTATGTTGAATCATAGCTCTTTACCTTTTAGAATTAACGCGATTGTACTAGCAGCAGCAGAAGCTAGTCTCAAAGATCAAGCTCATATTCATTTAACCCATTTGTTGAATAGAAAAGGGTACTCCCAACTCCTCCAAGGCTTACAAAATTTAGGCTTAGAAGTTTTACCTTCTTTTGCAAACTTTCTATGTGTAAATTTGAAATCACCGAGTTTACCTATCAGTCAACTGCTTTTGTCACAAGGAGTATCTGTAAGACCGTTACATGACTATGGTTTACCGAGTTTTTTACGCGTTTCTATCGGTACATATACGCAAAATAAATCCTTTTTAAGCATATTGGAAAAAATACTTAAATCTAGCACAGAATAA